One Falco naumanni isolate bFalNau1 chromosome 15, bFalNau1.pat, whole genome shotgun sequence DNA segment encodes these proteins:
- the NIP7 gene encoding 60S ribosome subunit biogenesis protein NIP7 homolog, which produces MRPLTEAETRAVFEKLGRYIGENIQLLVDRPDGTYCFRLHRDRVYYLSEKLLKVAVSIPRDNLVALGTCFGKFTKTQKFRLSVTALDFLAPYAKYKVWVKPGSEQSFLYGNHVLKSGLGRITENTAQYQGVVVYSMADVPLGFGVAAKSTQECRKVDPMAIVVFHQADVGEYVRNEDTLA; this is translated from the exons ATGCGGCCGCTGACCGAGGCTGAGACGCGGGCGGTGTTCGAGAAGCTCGGACGATA CATCGGTGAGAACATCCAGCTGCTGGTGGACCGCCCCGATGGCACCTACTGCTTCCGCCTGCACCGCGACCGCGTCTACTACCTGAG cgAGAAGCTGCTGAAGGTGGCTGTGAGCATCCCCCGGGACAACCTGGTGGCGCTGGGCACCTGCTTCGGGAAGTTCACCAAGACGCAGAAGTTCCGGCTCAGCGTCACGGCCCTGGATTTCCTTGCGCCCTACGCCAAG TACAAGGTGTGGGTGAAGCCCGGCTCGGAGCAGTCCTTCCTCTACGGCAACCACGTCCTGAAGTCGGGCTTGGGCCGCATCACAGAGAACACAGCCCAGTACCAGGGCGTGGTGGTGTACTCCATGGCCGACGTCCCGCTG GGCTTTGGGGTGGCTGCCAAGTCCACCCAGGAGTGCCGGAAGGTGGACCCCATGGCCATTGTGGTGTTCCACCAAGCCGACGTTGGGGAGTACGTGCGGAATGAGGACACACTGGCCTAA